The proteins below come from a single Leptidea sinapis chromosome 20, ilLepSina1.1, whole genome shotgun sequence genomic window:
- the LOC126970129 gene encoding protein transport protein Sec24C isoform X1, with the protein MMNPQYSPPGQNNNAPSNPLGFPPSSQEYNGVPNANIYSQMPPSGPMGKPLENDMNQKMQNMTLNGPPGFQSIPSSQLPPGQFPPTSNFNAQVPPGFKQMQPGRPSIGDAPQQFHPTNSQMPPLSASGPQGPGLDNSTHSSKPSPSPGFVNQPDIANKSEHVSRMPQIPGQNQSNQGGMQQQGPGQLSRESTPGLNQNQFSQASAMFGPPSASKQAAQLGQQSQANSMPSSEQQGLHSGNYTQALPPHSQPSMQPAMQKSGLPPQLNQPNMLQQSPSVPAPQSGEVSQPGLNRPPGMLPQTGMPPQQQSLHQGMPSQQTGMKPGMPQQLAMSQQQGMFPQSGMASQQGMPQQLIQQPVMNAPQANMPPKANQSGLPPIPGLHPQRATPSQQGMPPQPGMPLQQRMAQQPGMPSQPGMPPQPVLHQQTRMPPQPGMPPQPGLPPQPGMPRQQGMPSQPGMQPQQGMPPQPGMPPQPGMPPQPGMPPQPGMPPQLGMPPQPGMPPQPGMPPQPGMPPQPGMHQQPGLHQQPGMPPSSQYNQYSPSLPGMPHMPPPLSQQPQYPAQNQSGYNGPPSNAQYPGVAGQQQGYAPGSGYPPPFPAQQAGYGQQYQQPPQKKLDPDQMPSPIQVMLDDQQNRGGVFVTNDKGLVPPLVTTDFIVDDRGNASPRFIRSSMYSVPVTADLLKQTAIPFCLVISPMAETVGSEQEPPLIDFAALTGSSAMGPVRCSRCKAYICPNMKFIDSGRHFKCSFCKATTEVPMEYTQYINTMQQYGRTPAELALGAYEIVATKEYCRNNTLPNPPAVVFVIDVSYNSVKSGLLHTICNNIMDIIQSMPKDENTQKCMTRVGFITYSSTVHFYNIKGSLGQPQMLSVGDVADMFVPLVEGFLVDAEGSAAVLEALLQQIPAQFADNKQTEIVLLPAVQAGLEALKAAETSGQLLVFHTSLPTYNAPGKLINREDRKLLGTDKEKQILSPQTTAYNELGQSCSAAGVCVELFICNNSYGDLATVGQLARLTGGQVHKYTYFTADTDGERLCRDVQRVVSRNNAHDAVMRVRTSTGVRATDFYGHFFMSNTTDVELAAVDADKAIGVEIKHDDKLTSEDGVYIQVALLYTHRSGQRRLRVLNLALAVAHQLADVYRSAELDVLVNFLTKQAVWASRETPPRAIRDGLTGRCARSLAAYRRHCASPSSVGQLVLPESMKLLPLYTSCLLRSDAIAGGPDLTCDDRSCAQYRALTADVGLSVVYTYPRLLPLHSLPHEQPTPLRASIDKMNERGVYLLENGVHMLVWVGSQAAGDWVRDVFGVDGPHALDTSVTELPARDNDTSEAVRDVLRDATRRRRSAMRLTVMRQHDKLEAVLRHFLVEDRGVDGSASYVDFLCHVHKEIRDLL; encoded by the exons ATGATGAATCCACAATATTCTCCGCCTGGGCAAAACAACAATGCACCAAGTAATCCCTTGGGGTTCCCTCCATCATCACAAGAATACAATGGGGTTCCAAATGCCAATATATATAGTCAAATGCCACCAAGTGGACCCATGGGAAAACCTCTAGAAAATGATATGAACCAGAAAATGCAGAATATGACATTAAATGGTCCTCCAGGCTTCCAAAGTATTCCATCATCTCAACTTCCACCTGGCCAGTTTCCtccaacttcaaattttaatgCGCAAGTTCCACCGGGTTTTAAACAAATGCAACCTGGTAGACCTTCAATTGGTGATGCTCCTCAGCAATTTCACCCTACAAATAGCCAAATGCCACCATTATCTGCATCTGGACCTCAAGGACCTGGCTTAGATAACTCAACACATAGTTCAAAACCATCACCTTCACCAGGTTTTGTAAATCAACCTGACATAGCTAATAAATCAGAGCATGTGTCGAGAATGCCACAGATTCCTGGTCAAAACCAATCTAATCAAGGTGGAATGCAACAGCAAGGACCTGGACAATTAAGTCGTGAATCTACACCTGGtctaaatcaaaatcagttttcACAGGCAAGTGCTATGTTTGGGCCACCATCTGCTTCTAAACAAGCAGCTCAGTTGGGACAGCAGAGCCAAGCAAATTCTATGCCTTCATCAGAACAGCAAGGCCTACATTCAGGAAACTACACTCAAGCATTACCCCCACATTCTCAGCCTAGTATGCAACCTGCAATGCAGAAAAGTGGCTTACCTCCACAATTAAATCAACCAAATATGCTTCAGCAATCACCATCTGTGCCAGCTCCTCAATCAGGAGAAGTATCTCAACCAGGATTGAATAGGCCTCCAGGAATGCTACCACAAACGGGAATGCCTCCTCAGCAACAGTCACTTCATCAAGGCATGCCATCCCAACAAACGGGAATGAAACCGGGAATGCCACAACAGCTGGCAATGTCTCAACAACAAGGAATGTTTCCTCAGTCAGGGATGGCTTCACAGCAAGGAATGCCTCAACAACTGATACAACAGCCTGTTATGAATGCGCCTCAAGCCAACATGCCACCCAAGGCAAATCAATCAGGTCTGCCCCCTATACCAGGGTTGCATCCTCAACGAGCAACACCATCTCAACAAGGAATGCCGCCACAACCAGGAATGCCACTGCAACAACGAATGGCACAGCAACCAGGAATGCCCTCGCAACCAGGAATGCCCCCTCAACCAGTACTGCATCAGCAGACTAGAATGCCCCCACAACCAGGAATGCCTCCTCAACCGGGGTTACCACCGCAACCAGGAATGCCTCGTCAACAAGGGATGCCTTCTCAACCAGGGATGCAGCCACAACAAGGAATGCCTCCTCAACCAGGGATGCCGCCACAACCAGGAATGCCTCCTCAACCAGGAATGCCTCCTCAACCAGGGATGCCTCCTCAACTAGGGATGCCGCCACAACCAGGAATGCCTCCTCAACCAGGGATGCCGCCACAACCAGGAATGCCTCCTCAACCAGGGATGCATCAGCAGCCTGGATTGCATCAACAACCAGGGATGCCTCCATCATCACAATACAATCAATACAGTCCGTCTCTACCCGGCATGCCACACATGCCGCCGCCGCTGTCCCAACAACCACAGTATCCTGCACAGAATCAAAGTGGTTATAATGGACCGCCTTCAAATGCACAGTACCCAG GAGTGGCGGGCCAGCAGCAGGGCTACGCGCCCGGTTCGGGCTATCCCCCCCCGTTCCCCGCGCAGCAGGCCGGCTACGGGCAGCAATACCAACAGCCGCCACAGAAGAAACTTGACCCGGACCAGATGCCGAGCCCG ATCCAAGTGATGCTAGATGACCAGCAGAACCGCGGCGGTGTGTTCGTCACCAACGACAAGGGGCTGGTACCGCCGCTCGTCACTACAGACTTCATCGTTGACGACAGGGGAAATGCTA GTCCAAGGTTCATCAGGTCTTCGATGTACAGTGTGCCGGTGACGGCTGATCTACTGAAGCAGACCGCGATTCCCTTCTGCTTGGTG ATATCCCCAATGGCGGAGACCGTAGGCAGCGAACAAGAGCCGCCGTTGATAGACTTCGCGGCGCTAACCGGCTCGTCTGCGATGGGCCCCGTTCGCTGCAGTCGCTGCAAGGCCTACATCTGTCCCAATATGAAGTTCATCGACTCAGGCAGACACTTCAAGTGCTCCTTCTGCAAGGCTACCACAGAAG TGCCAATGGAGTACACGCAGTATATCAACACGATGCAGCAGTATGGCCGTACGCCAGCCGAGCTCGCGTTAGGCGCCTACGAGATAGTGGCCACCAAGGAGTACTGCCGG AATAACACGCTGCCGAACCCACCTGCCGTTGTGTTCGTGATCGATGTGTCCTACAACTCAGTGAAGAGCGGTTTGCTACACACCATATGTAACAACATCATGGATATCATACAG tcAATGCCGAAGGACGAAAATACACAGAAATGCATGACCCGAGTTGGCTTCATCACATATAGCTCCACCGTACACTTCTACAACATTAAG gGCAGTTTAGGGCAGCCACAGATGCTGTCGGTGGGTGACGTGGCTGACATGTTCGTGCCGCTGGTTGAAGGGTTCCTGGTGGATGCGGAAGGCAGCGCCGCCGTGCTGGAAGCGCTCCTGCAGCAGATCCCGGCGCAGTTCGCCGACAATAAGCAGACTGAGATAGTGCTGCTACCCGCCGTGCAG GCAGGACTGGAGGCGTTGAAAGCCGCTGAGACGAGCGGACAGCTGCTCGTGTTCCACACGTCGTTGCCGACGTACAACGCGCCGGGGAAACTGATCAACAGGGAAGACAGGAAACTGCTCGGCACTGACAAGGAGAAACAGATATtaa GTCCGCAGACGACGGCGTACAACGAGCTGGGTCAGAGCTGCTCGGCGGCCGGCGTGTGTGTTGAGTTGTTCATTTGTAATAACTCATACGGCGACCTGGCCACCGTAGGCCAGCTGGCGAGACTCACCGGCGGACAGGTGCACAAGTACACGTACTTCACG GCTGATACCGACGGCGAGCGTCTGTGCCGCGACGTTCAGCGCGTGGTGAGCCGGAACAACGCGCACGACGCGGTGATGCGCGTGCGCACCTCCACCGGCGTGCGTGCCACCGACTTCTACGGACACTTCTTCATGTCCAACACCACTGACGTCGAGCTAGCTGCTGTCG ACGCAGACAAGGCGATAGGTGTTGAAATAAAGCACGACGACAAGTTGACGAGTGAGGACGGTGTGTACATCCAGGTGGCGCTGCTGTACACGCACCGCTCGGGCCAGCGGCGCCTGCGCGTGCTCAACCTGGCGCTGGCCGTGGCGCACCAGCTGGCTGACGTGTACCGCTCCGCAGAGCTCGACGTGCTCGTCAACTTCCTCACCAAgcaag CCGTGTGGGCCAGTCGCGAGACTCCGCCGCGTGCGATCCGTGACGGGTTGACGGGGCGCTGTGCTCGCTCGCTGGCCGCGTACCGGCGCCACTGTGCCTCGCCGTCGTCCGTGGGCCAGCTGGTGCTGCCAGAGTCCATGAAGCTGCTGCCGCTCTACACCAGCTGTCTGCTGCGATCCGACGCCATCGCTGGCG ggCCCGACCTGACGTGCGACGACCGGTCGTGCGCCCAGTACCGCGCGCTCACGGCCGACGTGGGTCTGTCCGTGGTGTACACGTACCCGCGCCTGCTGCCGCTCCACTCGCTGCCGCACGAGCAGCCCACGCCGCTGCGAGCGTCCATCGACAAGATGAACGAGCGCGGCGTCTACCTGCTGG